The genome window GCCCCGGACAGGGAGCAGAGCGCCACCAGCCATTCTTTAACTTTAACCCGGCCTTTGAGAGTAAATAAGGTCAAAGATAGAGCTTATTCCATTGATGGAACACCTACGGATGCAGTGATGGTAGCCTTTCATAAGCTTCTCAAAAGGAGACCGGATATCCTCATCTCGGGCATCAATTCCGGTCCAAATCTTGGAGATGACGTAACCTATTCAGGTACAGTTGCGGCCGCAATTGAGGGGACGATCCTGGGAATACCTTCTATTGCAGTTTCCCTCACAGATGCCTCTTCTGAAGATTATAGACATCCAGCCGAGTTCATCCGAAGGCTGGCTAAATTTGTTCTGAAAAAAGGAATTCCTAAAGATACCCTGCTGAATGTGAACATCCGTCCACACAGGAAGCCGGTGACTAAATATAAAATCACCCGTCTGGGCAGAAGGGTCTATAAAGATGTGGTGGTGGAGAAGATCGACCCCCGCGGCAAAAAATATTTCTGGATAGCCGGTCAGGCAATCGTGTCCGAAGGCGGGAAGGATTCAGATTTCTTGGCCATCGAGAAAGGATACGTCTCCATCACCCCTTTACACCTGGACTGGACTAATTACAAGACGATTGAGGAGATGAAAGGGTGGAAGATATTTTGATGTAGTTTCTCGATTTATCGAGCAAGGTCCTTTGCTCGGGCAGGAGTTGTACTCCTGCCCGATAGTGATTGGGGTACAACCCCTATCCCAGCAGCTTGCGATTTATCGAGCAAAGAAATTTGTAGCGGCTGGGTGGCACCCTCAAACTCGTTTGAGGGTGTTGGAGGAAGTGAGTTTCGTCGGGCATAAAGCCCGAGGCTACATAAAAAAAAGATTTTTTGGAATTGGTAGCCGCAAGCTTTAGCTTGCGGGTGGTACATAAACGCAGACTAAAGTCTGCGGCTACCTCTACACAAATGTAATCGTAGTTGCTCGATTCATCGAGCAAAATAGCCCAATAAATTGGGCAACTACAGCTATGTGGTCGTCGGGTCCCCTGACCCGACGAAGAACTTACCAGGTCAGGGGACCTGGCAAGCACAATCTGGAAGCTCGATGCTACGATCCTTTGGAATAATGACCTCACTTCTGACTCCTCTCCTAAAAGGAGAAAAGAACTCTTTTATAGCCATTTTAGTGGAGTCAGATTACCCCAATTAAAATAAAAATTTTACTTGACTTTTGTCTTTGAATAACGTAGATATGTTTTGTCAACATTAGGGCGCGGCTTGGCGCTGATTCGGCAGCCCCGA of Candidatus Zixiibacteriota bacterium contains these proteins:
- the surE gene encoding 5'/3'-nucleotidase SurE; the encoded protein is MIALLTNDDGIEAKGLKALEKEMSKIAQVWVVAPDREQSATSHSLTLTRPLRVNKVKDRAYSIDGTPTDAVMVAFHKLLKRRPDILISGINSGPNLGDDVTYSGTVAAAIEGTILGIPSIAVSLTDASSEDYRHPAEFIRRLAKFVLKKGIPKDTLLNVNIRPHRKPVTKYKITRLGRRVYKDVVVEKIDPRGKKYFWIAGQAIVSEGGKDSDFLAIEKGYVSITPLHLDWTNYKTIEEMKGWKIF